In Fluviispira sanaruensis, a genomic segment contains:
- the folP gene encoding dihydropteroate synthase, whose translation MVLSGAEKFSKICSENSNLWMGIVNLTPDSFSDGGEYFSIDKAMSRIDTLVKNGAHILDFGGASSRPNSPLITPEEEFERVYQVILKARKRIPEDVLISLDTYSPRVAQKLAEEGLIDIVNDIFSGLRAEITNGIVRNTAEITAEYKLGYILMHMQGVPENMQINPSYGNCLSEVRDFLRERILFAEKCGVKSIAIDPGIGFGKSLENNIELLSQSGIEFLKELNKPILIGLSRKSFLGKIYPNLTEPSMRDRASKEFESKCLQFGAKIIRSHIMASELNFN comes from the coding sequence ATGGTATTATCTGGGGCAGAAAAATTTAGCAAAATATGCTCAGAAAATAGTAATTTATGGATGGGTATTGTCAACTTGACTCCTGATAGCTTTAGCGATGGGGGAGAATATTTTTCTATCGATAAAGCCATGTCCCGTATAGACACATTGGTGAAGAATGGGGCTCATATTCTCGATTTTGGCGGAGCTTCAAGTCGTCCCAATTCTCCTTTAATCACTCCTGAAGAAGAGTTTGAGCGCGTCTATCAAGTGATTTTAAAAGCAAGAAAAAGGATTCCTGAGGATGTTTTAATAAGTCTCGACACCTACTCGCCTCGCGTGGCGCAGAAGCTGGCTGAAGAGGGGCTTATCGACATTGTGAATGATATTTTTTCAGGTTTACGTGCTGAAATTACAAATGGCATAGTGCGAAATACAGCTGAAATAACTGCTGAGTATAAGCTTGGCTATATTTTAATGCATATGCAAGGGGTGCCTGAAAATATGCAGATAAATCCTTCTTATGGCAATTGTTTATCTGAAGTGAGAGACTTTTTACGGGAAAGAATTCTCTTTGCTGAGAAATGTGGTGTGAAATCAATTGCAATTGACCCAGGAATCGGTTTTGGGAAATCGCTTGAGAATAATATAGAGTTGCTTTCACAAAGTGGAATTGAGTTTCTAAAAGAGTTGAATAAACCTATTTTAATCGGTTTATCGCGAAAATCTTTTTTAGGAAAAATTTATCCTAACCTGACTGAACCTTCTATGCGGGATCGTGCGAGCAAGGAGTTTGAAAGTAAATGTCTCCAATTTGGAGCAAAAATAATTCGTTCGCATATTATGGCAAGTGAGTTAAATTTTAATTAA
- a CDS encoding HAD family acid phosphatase — protein MDTNELWHLLQMQMDTIKKESDSSHHPVLEKALGVLKETIENYLSEQVTAGLPHPHPRSRIYRSEPKTWEIYDSSSHEIMDLITKKAKSAQKKPACVFDLDGTLFDVGYRTLGLLNEWLASDAAKHFDKRLLQKIAKLNYSHIGYSLSHAFENSGFDLRNQETMSLFSSVERYWKKKFFDGASLVKYDKVMENADLFVQKLSENNIEIFYLTGRYFHSMAKGTEQQLLNFNFPFDKNKLILKHNPHADDQIFKAEQVRKIAQEYEIVGNFENEYLNIAFMSLEARDAINVIVDSHHSGRQTPALDLPIYRVSRFEF, from the coding sequence ATGGATACAAATGAATTGTGGCATCTTCTTCAGATGCAAATGGATACAATTAAAAAAGAGTCTGACTCGAGTCATCATCCCGTTCTGGAAAAAGCACTCGGAGTTCTTAAAGAAACAATTGAAAATTATTTAAGTGAACAAGTCACAGCTGGGCTTCCCCACCCTCACCCACGCAGTCGTATTTATCGCTCTGAACCAAAAACATGGGAAATCTACGATAGCTCTTCACATGAAATAATGGATCTTATAACGAAGAAAGCAAAAAGTGCACAAAAAAAACCTGCCTGTGTCTTCGATTTAGATGGGACTTTATTTGATGTCGGTTATAGAACTCTTGGGCTTTTAAATGAATGGTTGGCTTCCGATGCCGCAAAACATTTTGACAAAAGACTTTTGCAGAAGATTGCGAAATTAAATTACAGCCACATTGGTTATAGTTTATCACATGCGTTTGAAAACTCAGGGTTTGATTTAAGAAACCAAGAAACAATGAGTTTATTTTCTTCTGTGGAAAGATATTGGAAGAAAAAATTCTTTGATGGGGCTTCATTGGTGAAATACGATAAAGTTATGGAAAATGCAGATTTATTTGTACAAAAATTGAGTGAAAATAATATCGAGATATTTTATTTGACGGGTCGTTATTTTCATTCAATGGCTAAAGGAACAGAACAGCAGTTGCTGAATTTTAATTTTCCTTTCGATAAAAATAAATTAATTTTAAAACACAATCCCCATGCAGATGATCAAATTTTTAAAGCAGAGCAAGTGCGAAAAATAGCACAAGAGTATGAAATTGTCGGTAACTTTGAAAATGAATATTTAAATATTGCATTTATGTCGCTTGAAGCGCGCGATGCGATTAATGTTATTGTCGATTCACACCACTCTGGTCGTCAGACTCCAGCGCTCGACTTGCCTATTTATCGTGTTTCTCGTTTTGAATTTTGA